One window of the Grus americana isolate bGruAme1 chromosome 13, bGruAme1.mat, whole genome shotgun sequence genome contains the following:
- the KIFC3 gene encoding kinesin-like protein KIFC3 isoform X3, producing the protein MITSRKTWDLGPVPSARASWKTKDLPPDGRGQDTLVTGSGADASPQVPLLPVLVHHKILSVSWPDAANPRGLCLAVQALRETAGERWEQSRPQAPALATEEPPASPREPAAATPAASTMNLEKAGGRLCGGKRASLPAARPFPVIQKVMASMAHLQEEKLRLQEELLGLQEKLAARENDELSRSLQLQGQVETLKAKLLEQAQEISRLRTELGSTDAEKHRDLLAAENERLRQEMKACEGELRELRRRQQQAPCRDCAHLQENAGLQERLSQLQREAEETRAKLAELDLEVQQKTNRLAEVELRLKDSLAERAEEEERLSRRLRDSQETIASLKSQPQQVKYIIKTVEVESAKAKQALCESQSRNQYLQEQVGMQRQVLKEMEQQLQNSQKTAAQLRAQIMMYEAELERAHGQMLEEMQAMEEEKNRAIEEAFSRAQVEMKAVHENLAGVRTNLLTLQPALRTLTHDYNSLKRQVRDFPLLLQETLRSARAEIGQAIEEVHSTNRELLRKYRRELQLRKKCHNELVRLKGNIRVFGRVRPITKEDGEGPEAANAVTFDTDDDAVLHLLHKGKQVSFELDKVFPPQASQEEVFQEVQALVTSCIDGYNVCIFAYGQTGAGKTYTMEGTAANPGINQRALQLLFSEVRGKAADWDYAISVSAAEIYNEALRDLLGKEPQEKLEIKLCPDGSGQLYVPGLTEFRVQSVEDINKVFEFGHVNRATECTNLNEHSSRSHALLIVTVRGLDRSTGLRTTGKLNLVDLAGSERVGRSGAEGSRLREAQHINKSLSALGDVIYALRSRQGHVPFRNSKLTYLLQDSLSGDSKTLMMVQVSPAEKNTSETLCSLKFAERVRSVELGPVSRKAELGSWPSQEQLEGDSPGTTATPGRGHASASPGQLSGRAASIRRKLQTSGKLRPVPV; encoded by the exons GCCGCGGGCAGGACACGCTCGTCACCGGGAGTGGAGCGGACGCCTCCCCCCAGGTTCCTCTGCTGCCTGTACTGGTTCACCATAAAATCCTCAGCGTGAGCTGGCCAGACGCTGCAAACCCACGTGGGCTCTGCCTGGCTGTCCAG GCCCTGCGGGAGACGGCGGGTGAGCGGTGGGAGCAGAGCCGGCCCCAGGCCCCGGCACTGGCCACGGAGGAGCCGCCGGCGTCCCCCCGCGAGCCGGCAGCTGCCACACCGGCGGCCTCCACCATGAACCTGGAGAAAGCAG GAGGGAGGCTCTGCGGTGGGAAACGCGCCAGCCTGCCGGCAGCCCGGCCCTTCCCGGTGATCCAGAAGGTGATGGCCTCCATGGCGCAtctgcaggaggagaagctgcggctgcaggaggagctgctggggctgcaggagaagctCGCTGCCCGGGAGAACGACGAGCTCTCCcgctctctccagctgcaaggCCAG GTTGAAACTCTGAAGGCTAAGCTCCTGGAGCAGGCGCAGGAGATCAGCCGGCTGCGCACGGAGCTG GGCAGCACGGATGCGGAGAAGCACCGGGACCTGCTGGCGGCCGAGAACGAGCGCTTGCGGCAGGAGATGAAGGCGTGCGAGGGGGAGCTGCGGGAgctgcggcggcggcagcagcaggcaccGTGCCGGGACTGCGCCCACCTCCAG GAGAACGCCGGGCTGCAGGAGCggctgtcccagctgcagcGGGAGGCGGAGGAGACACGGGCCAAGCTGGCGGAGCTGGACCTGGAGGTGCAGCAGAAGACGAACCGCTTGGCCGAGGTGGAGCTGCGGCTCAAGGACTCCCTGGCCGAGAGagccgaggaggaggagcggCTCAGCCGGCGGCTGCGGGACAGCCAGGAGACCATCGCCAGCCTCAAGTCGCAGCCCCAGCAGGTCAAG TACATCATCAAGACGGTGGAAGTGGAGTCAGCCAAGGCGAAACAAGCCCTGTGCGAGAGCCAGTCCCGAAACCAGTACCTGCAGGAGCAGGTGGGGATGCAGAGGCAGGTGCTGAAGGagatggagcagcagctgcagaactcCCAAAAGACAGCGGCTCAGCTCCGAGCTCAG ATCATGATGTACGAGGCCGAGCTGGAGCGAGCCCATGGGCAGATGCTCGAGGAGATGCAGGcgatggaggaggagaagaaccGCGCCATCGAAGAGGCGTTTTCCCGCGCCCAAGTGGAGATGAAGGCAGTGCACGAAAACCTGGCGG GCGTCCGGACCAACCTGCTGACGCTGCAGCCGGCGCTGCGCACCCTCACCCACGACTACAACAGCCTGAAGCGTCAGGTCCGCGActtccccctgctcctccagGAGACCCTACGGAGCGCCAGGGCCGAG ATCGGCCAGGCCATCGAGGAGGTCCACAGCACCAACCGGGAGCTGCTGCGCAAATACCggcgggagctgcagctccgcAAGAAGTGTCACAACGAGCTGGTGCGGCTGAAAG GAAACATCCGTGTTTTCGGGCGAGTCCGCCCCATCACGAAGGAGGACGGTGAGGGTCCGGAGGCGGCCAACGCAGTGACCTTCGACACCGACGATGACGCTGTCCTGCACCTCCTGCACAAGGGGAAGCAGGTGTCCTTCGAGCTGGATAAGGTCTTCCCCCCACAAGCGTCCCAGGAGGAG GTGTTTCAGGAGGTTCAAGCCCTGGTCACCTCCTGCATCGATGGCTACAACGTCTGCATCTTCGCCTACGGGCAGACGGGGGCAGGAAAAACCTACACGATGGAG GGAACGGCAGCAAACCCAGGGATCAACCAGCgggccctgcagctcctcttcTCCGAGGTGCGGGGCAAGGCGGCCGACTGGGACTACGCCATCAGCGTCAGCGCCGCCGAGATTTACAACGAGGCGCTCAG GGActtgctggggaaggagccGCAGGAGAAGCTGGAGATCAAGCTGTGCCCCGATGGCAGCGGGCAGCTCTACGTGCCCGGGCTGACCGAGTTCAGGGTGCAGAGCGTGGAGGACATCAACAAG GTCTTCGAGTTCGGCCACGTCAACCGGGCAACAGAGTGCACCAACCTGAATGAGCACAGCTCCCGCTCCCATGCCCTCCTCATCGTCACTGTCCGCGGCCTCGACCGCAGCACGGGGCTCCGCACCACAG GGAAGCTGAACCTGGTGGACCTGGCGGGATCGGAGCGGGTCGGGCGGTCAGGCGCGGAGGGCAGCCGGCTCCGTGAGGCGCAGCACATCAACAAGTCCCTCTCGGCACTGGGTGACGTCATTTACGCCCTGCGCTCCCGACAGGGCCACGTGCCCTTCCGCAACTCCAAGCTGACCTACCTGCTGCAGGACTCGCTCAGCGGCGACAGCAAGACCCTCATGATGGTGCAG GTCTCCCCCGCCGAGAAAAACACCAGCGAGACGCTGTGCTCCCTGAAGTTTGCCGAGAGGGTTCGCTCCGTGGAGCTGGGTCCCGTCTCCCGCAAGGCTGAGCTGGGGTCCTggcccagccaggagcagctggag GGTGACTCTCCAGGGACCACAGCAACCCCCGGCCGGGGCCATGCGTCCgccagcccagggcagctctCCGGCCGCGCCGCCTCCATCCGCAGGAAGCTCCAGACCTCAG GGAAGCTGAGGCCGGTCCCAGTGTGA
- the KIFC3 gene encoding kinesin-like protein KIFC3 isoform X5 yields MNLEKAGGRLCGGKRASLPAARPFPVIQKVMASMAHLQEEKLRLQEELLGLQEKLAARENDELSRSLQLQGQVETLKAKLLEQAQEISRLRTELGSTDAEKHRDLLAAENERLRQEMKACEGELRELRRRQQQAPCRDCAHLQENAGLQERLSQLQREAEETRAKLAELDLEVQQKTNRLAEVELRLKDSLAERAEEEERLSRRLRDSQETIASLKSQPQQVKYIIKTVEVESAKAKQALCESQSRNQYLQEQVGMQRQVLKEMEQQLQNSQKTAAQLRAQIMMYEAELERAHGQMLEEMQAMEEEKNRAIEEAFSRAQVEMKAVHENLAGVRTNLLTLQPALRTLTHDYNSLKRQVRDFPLLLQETLRSARAEIGQAIEEVHSTNRELLRKYRRELQLRKKCHNELVRLKGNIRVFGRVRPITKEDGEGPEAANAVTFDTDDDAVLHLLHKGKQVSFELDKVFPPQASQEEVFQEVQALVTSCIDGYNVCIFAYGQTGAGKTYTMEGTAANPGINQRALQLLFSEVRGKAADWDYAISVSAAEIYNEALRDLLGKEPQEKLEIKLCPDGSGQLYVPGLTEFRVQSVEDINKVFEFGHVNRATECTNLNEHSSRSHALLIVTVRGLDRSTGLRTTGKLNLVDLAGSERVGRSGAEGSRLREAQHINKSLSALGDVIYALRSRQGHVPFRNSKLTYLLQDSLSGDSKTLMMVQVSPAEKNTSETLCSLKFAERVRSVELGPVSRKAELGSWPSQEQLEGDSPGTTATPGRGHASASPGQLSGRAASIRRKLQTSGKLRPVPV; encoded by the exons ATGAACCTGGAGAAAGCAG GAGGGAGGCTCTGCGGTGGGAAACGCGCCAGCCTGCCGGCAGCCCGGCCCTTCCCGGTGATCCAGAAGGTGATGGCCTCCATGGCGCAtctgcaggaggagaagctgcggctgcaggaggagctgctggggctgcaggagaagctCGCTGCCCGGGAGAACGACGAGCTCTCCcgctctctccagctgcaaggCCAG GTTGAAACTCTGAAGGCTAAGCTCCTGGAGCAGGCGCAGGAGATCAGCCGGCTGCGCACGGAGCTG GGCAGCACGGATGCGGAGAAGCACCGGGACCTGCTGGCGGCCGAGAACGAGCGCTTGCGGCAGGAGATGAAGGCGTGCGAGGGGGAGCTGCGGGAgctgcggcggcggcagcagcaggcaccGTGCCGGGACTGCGCCCACCTCCAG GAGAACGCCGGGCTGCAGGAGCggctgtcccagctgcagcGGGAGGCGGAGGAGACACGGGCCAAGCTGGCGGAGCTGGACCTGGAGGTGCAGCAGAAGACGAACCGCTTGGCCGAGGTGGAGCTGCGGCTCAAGGACTCCCTGGCCGAGAGagccgaggaggaggagcggCTCAGCCGGCGGCTGCGGGACAGCCAGGAGACCATCGCCAGCCTCAAGTCGCAGCCCCAGCAGGTCAAG TACATCATCAAGACGGTGGAAGTGGAGTCAGCCAAGGCGAAACAAGCCCTGTGCGAGAGCCAGTCCCGAAACCAGTACCTGCAGGAGCAGGTGGGGATGCAGAGGCAGGTGCTGAAGGagatggagcagcagctgcagaactcCCAAAAGACAGCGGCTCAGCTCCGAGCTCAG ATCATGATGTACGAGGCCGAGCTGGAGCGAGCCCATGGGCAGATGCTCGAGGAGATGCAGGcgatggaggaggagaagaaccGCGCCATCGAAGAGGCGTTTTCCCGCGCCCAAGTGGAGATGAAGGCAGTGCACGAAAACCTGGCGG GCGTCCGGACCAACCTGCTGACGCTGCAGCCGGCGCTGCGCACCCTCACCCACGACTACAACAGCCTGAAGCGTCAGGTCCGCGActtccccctgctcctccagGAGACCCTACGGAGCGCCAGGGCCGAG ATCGGCCAGGCCATCGAGGAGGTCCACAGCACCAACCGGGAGCTGCTGCGCAAATACCggcgggagctgcagctccgcAAGAAGTGTCACAACGAGCTGGTGCGGCTGAAAG GAAACATCCGTGTTTTCGGGCGAGTCCGCCCCATCACGAAGGAGGACGGTGAGGGTCCGGAGGCGGCCAACGCAGTGACCTTCGACACCGACGATGACGCTGTCCTGCACCTCCTGCACAAGGGGAAGCAGGTGTCCTTCGAGCTGGATAAGGTCTTCCCCCCACAAGCGTCCCAGGAGGAG GTGTTTCAGGAGGTTCAAGCCCTGGTCACCTCCTGCATCGATGGCTACAACGTCTGCATCTTCGCCTACGGGCAGACGGGGGCAGGAAAAACCTACACGATGGAG GGAACGGCAGCAAACCCAGGGATCAACCAGCgggccctgcagctcctcttcTCCGAGGTGCGGGGCAAGGCGGCCGACTGGGACTACGCCATCAGCGTCAGCGCCGCCGAGATTTACAACGAGGCGCTCAG GGActtgctggggaaggagccGCAGGAGAAGCTGGAGATCAAGCTGTGCCCCGATGGCAGCGGGCAGCTCTACGTGCCCGGGCTGACCGAGTTCAGGGTGCAGAGCGTGGAGGACATCAACAAG GTCTTCGAGTTCGGCCACGTCAACCGGGCAACAGAGTGCACCAACCTGAATGAGCACAGCTCCCGCTCCCATGCCCTCCTCATCGTCACTGTCCGCGGCCTCGACCGCAGCACGGGGCTCCGCACCACAG GGAAGCTGAACCTGGTGGACCTGGCGGGATCGGAGCGGGTCGGGCGGTCAGGCGCGGAGGGCAGCCGGCTCCGTGAGGCGCAGCACATCAACAAGTCCCTCTCGGCACTGGGTGACGTCATTTACGCCCTGCGCTCCCGACAGGGCCACGTGCCCTTCCGCAACTCCAAGCTGACCTACCTGCTGCAGGACTCGCTCAGCGGCGACAGCAAGACCCTCATGATGGTGCAG GTCTCCCCCGCCGAGAAAAACACCAGCGAGACGCTGTGCTCCCTGAAGTTTGCCGAGAGGGTTCGCTCCGTGGAGCTGGGTCCCGTCTCCCGCAAGGCTGAGCTGGGGTCCTggcccagccaggagcagctggag GGTGACTCTCCAGGGACCACAGCAACCCCCGGCCGGGGCCATGCGTCCgccagcccagggcagctctCCGGCCGCGCCGCCTCCATCCGCAGGAAGCTCCAGACCTCAG GGAAGCTGAGGCCGGTCCCAGTGTGA